A DNA window from Panthera tigris isolate Pti1 chromosome X, P.tigris_Pti1_mat1.1, whole genome shotgun sequence contains the following coding sequences:
- the LOC102951013 gene encoding uncharacterized protein LOC102951013, whose product MEKDILTYMEPPMTQACDTDPATVAAPARAPPGLQTPLEGAVSAASSGVHVGQESMEPGEYDEVEKMSVLSLGPSAEADAPHAGEVPGHAALQGTSSQGNTGKKTSRKRRNRKENKVVYLPWPLTLQTRASSAAPVLGQTCVTGALPIADTGVGAVYENREEREWDDKEKVPIATWPEKAHAGAPLPAESTAQASLEEASVAANEEIKGDQTGSHKGRNKKNKKVMASPWPLTVQAWVSFTGPGQMQMATAGASSFASDGVNAGPKSKGQKGEANKTSAGTPYQSAQDGAPGSAEGLGQASWEGASPPADSPENEEKRTAYKRRNRKERSVSAGPWPLTVQAWVSFATADQVQTRPQGESSVASMGVNVGPRNWPQTEYSEEGAQAALPWPERVQAGAPFPATAPGQVLLQGHPSQDLHSKVRQMCWRPQGREGELVPSNPEQVREPCQGCRRTERHLRDQDFWECTVMNFARQVDCCYCGELCSQQRMEALTLTKAHTHISTSVMGPERERAKSQAVWMEKWGGF is encoded by the coding sequence ATGGAAAAAGACATTCTAACTTACATGGAGCCTCCGATGACCCAGGCATGCGACACGGACCCGGCCACGGTGGCAGCACCTGCAAGAGCCCCGCCTGGGCTTCAGACTCCGCTTGAAGGTGCTGTGTCCGCCGCAAGTAGTGGGGTACATGTGGGACAGGAAAGCATGGAGCCAGGAGAGTACGATGAGgtggaaaaaatgtctgttcttaGTTTGGGGCCGAGCGCTGAGGCTGATGCCCCACACGCAGGCGAGGTTCCGGGTCACGCTGCGTTGCAGGGGACCAGCAGCCAGGGCAACACAGGGAAGAAAACCAGCCGGAAAAggaggaatagaaaggaaaacaaggttGTATATCTCCCCTGGCCTCTGACGCTACAGACCCGGGCGTCTTCTGCAGCCCCAGTTCTGGGCCAGACTTGTGTCACAGGGGCTCTGCCGATTGCTGATACTGGAGTCGGCGCGGTgtatgaaaacagggaggaaaGGGAGTGGGATGACAAGGAGAAGGTACCCATTGCCACCTGGCCTGAGAAGGCACATGCTGGTGCCCCACTGCCAGCAGAAAGTACAGCTCAGGCCTCTCTTGAGGAGGCGTCAGTGGCAGCCAATGAGGAGATAAAAGGAGACCAGACAGGCAGccataaagggagaaataaaaagaacaaaaaggtcaTGGCCAGTCCTTGGCCTCTGACAGTACAGGCTTGGGTGTCGTTCACAGGCCCAGGCCAGATGCAGATGGCTACAGCAGGGGCATCGTCATTTGCTAGTGATGGTGTCAACGCGGGGCCTAAAAGCAAGGGTCAGAAGGGTGAGGCAAATAAAACGTCAGCCGGCACTCCGTACCAGAGTGCACAGGACGGTGCCCCTGGCTCGGCTGAGGGTCTGGGGCAGGCCTCGTGGGAGGGGGCGTCCCCccctgctgacagcccagaaaaTGAGGAGAAGAGAACCGCCTataaaagaaggaatagaaaggaGAGAAGCGTCTCGGCTGGTCCTTGGCCTCTGACAGTACAAGCCTGGGTATCATTTGCAACAGCAGACCAGGTGCAGACTCGACCCCAGGGCGAGTCTTCTGTTGCAAGTATGGGGGTTAATGTGGGGCCAAGGAACTGGCCCCAAACAGAGTATAGTGAGGAGGGAGCACAGGCCGCTCTTCCTTGGCCTGAGAGGGTCCAGGCTGGTGCCCCCTTCCCGGCAACAGCCCCGGGACAGGTTTTACTGCAGGGGCATCCTTCCCAAGACCTACATTCCAAGGTGAGACAAATGTGTTGGAGACCccaagggagagagggggaactGGTTCCGAGCAATCCAGAGCAAGTTCGGGAACCCTGTCAGGGGTGTAGAAGAACCGAGAGACACCTGAGGGACCAGGACTTCTGGGAATGCACGGTGATGAATTTTGCTAGGCAGGTGGATTGTTGCTATTGTGGGGAGCTCTGCTCACAACAGCGGATGGAGGCTTTGACCCTGACCAAAGCCCACACCCACATCAGCACTTCAGTGATGggaccagagagggagagggctaAATCTCAGGCAGTCTGGATGGAGAAATGGGGAGGTTTTTAA